gtaaccgaaacgtcggtagtATGTAGTTCAAAATAGTAACGAACTCTTAGTACATgacaatattagttttattttaactaatactAGCAAAAGTCTTAGACATTAAACTCAGTGTCATTCGATATGTGATCTCTTTAGAGTGATATTAATCTTAATTTCAAACACTTATAGTATCCACACGCGTctgtatttttcaataattctacgtttctaaaacaaaaactatatgCAATAGTATTCAGTACTTTTGTCTCGTTAAGACACATacaaacacattaaaaaaattaaacattaatagaatatgtaggtatattgaTAGAACTTTTAAACTAACAAAATTCTAATTGAGTCTCTTCAATGTAACCTTAAATAAACAACTCGCAACAAAGTATAAacgtacataaatttaattgcttttgtaccaatatataaaataatattctgatcaaaaataattataaatttatatccatACACGACTAAAACCACATCTGTCCGGTATTatgtaaaatgaatttaattaaataatttattaagtattaattatcattgatTATTAAGTGTACTAACTATGTAAGGGTTAGAACACACTATTAtctaatgttaaatttttatatcaaactatataaaattcatatttcatatagtttgattatactttatatagtttttcttttcataaagAAAACTTAATATCAAAGGTAACTTAATTTGTTTACTCTAAAGTAACCTTCAATAATTCTAATAAGCCTTCGGAAAAGCACTCAATAAATTatggtaataattatataaaaaaaaatgtaatgcatttcagttgtatttaaaaaattaaaaacatattactcATCTgtggaaataaaaagtaacgaaaatatataaagataatgatAGTTAGTTATCATACACAAAGAAGAATAAACACGACAACAACATTCactagttttatatacaatgatttatattattaataataatacgataacattattttaaataaaaagttgccATATGTGTCTTCATCAACACTACATTACTAAAAccggtaatttttttgtcaaatttaatcaaaatataatatttataatacaaaatgttttaaaagcaTCGGTTTTCGAATGTCAAACATAACCTTAAATAAACGTGAATCGTAACTTAATCTTTATAGttcttattatgataattaatattaccgtaaatattccttatatttttatatgttcagTACAACCCCATATATACTATATCCTTTTCATAACTAAGGCTTGCGGGTAGACAACGCATCTTAGCTTTAATCTCGTCTCTTATGCGATTTATGTAGCGGGGAAAAGTTATCTTAGATTTTCGCgtgtactcatttaaatgaaactaagtttctCGGACACTAAGcgttctttattattttatacctacATAATTAAACTTTCATCACGTCTGCCCGTGATGACGGCTGCTGTAAGGTATTATGTGTCCGTAAACCttagtttcattgaaaagataataaataaaaataaaacacacttaaaatagataatgtatgtgtacatatatgttaaaaatattcgctGTCAAACAAGCGGTTTTTTGAAGGCATTGTCCTTTGAAAAGTGTCTGTAGGCCGGTCGTACCAGCAAACGACGGTACCATACAATTAAGGCTTTTTATGTCTGAACTAGATAAGTAACAATAACACTAACATCTAAttctagatatttttttgacattaatttagacaaaaaaattacctgaATATAACCTGCacagaacatatttttaatacctatATTTAAAGCCGACATTATTAATAGGCTCTTAAAAAACGTACATATCATCTGgagttttgaattaattaaaaaaaaggatttatatGGTATGCTGTTCACCATTATTATCTAGTACCTGGTCCAAGACTTCGTGTGAggttttatcaataatattcaaGTCAAAACCGTGCGAAGATAACGAGCTtctgatgaaataaatacgtgggaaataaaattaaaggcaCAGTTTCGTTTAAATACCCTGCATATACGTAATgacctataaaaatatgttcacaTTTTCATAAACGATCGCttacataaatttctttagGTATATAATTCTAGTGTTCTTAAACATGGAGAAGTTAAAATTAAGGtggttttaatatcaaaattaaatctatttaacaaAACCGAGATATTGTATCCATAGAGAATACTATGTTCTTATAATGGGTTGCGGTTCATCGGGCCACGTGGTTGAACCGGAGAGAGATGACAAAACTGGCACTGACAATGCCAGAAATGGCACTAACGGTCACGGCACTAATGGCTTGAACCATCATAACGATGACGTTCCCACCGTCCTGTTGCCCGAAACTCCTATCAAACCTAAACCACGTGagtgtaattaatattgttttttacaatgcaaaattaataaatcgtttataataaacacgTTATACactgtaatatatatctttaaaatattttcaagttgCAATCCACTTATAGCTTTCGTATAGCTCgggattatattttaatcttattaaagCTACGGATTGGAGAACTAAGTCTTTCAGCAGGAAAGCTGCAACAAGGTACTTGAGTACGTCATAATTATCGTCAAAAATATACTCACAGATTTCATAtccgatttaaaaaaatcctcatGAAGCAATCAAACAATGAAAAGTatgatataaacatattgtGTGGCGAAGTCAATTTGTAAAAGCAACCAAAATAGCAAATACACTAAATTCTGAAGTTGAAACCTCTTTGACCGCTACAAAGAGCTGTCGGCGATGTTTGCGCTTGttcaaactatttaaattaaagctaGCTGCCTTTATAATTTGGATTAAACATGAGGCTGTTTGTtaacatttagaaaaaatttaaacgaaactattTTCAGGGAAATTAAATCTCTTAAAATAGCATAACGCTTCGAAATCGTACCTAcgtaaatgaattttatatgtatcagtataaaacagttattaataagaatataaggagttgttattttattcagcTGTGGCCTATGAGATACCTTTAGAGGAATTCGACGGAGCTCGCCGTTTGAGTCCACCGCCGCATCTTCAGAGATTACTCCAGCATCCGGCGCCTGACATCAGCCTTCCAGACATAGAAGAGAAATTGGCTGAAGCAGAACAACGGAGATTAATGGTGAGGaacatattgatttattactcatgtctaataacaataaaattcttttaaattaaaccttaatttGGAAACGtattttcattctattttattgtaagattCATGAATGcctttttgatataaatacctataaataaaattaaaatctttctgAAGGCTAACGCAAATCtttgtaaaatgttatgtCCATATAAATTCAGATATTGCAACAACGGGCTGCCTCCGCACAGAAAAAGACCCAGGGGATGATGAAAGCCTTCGAAAACGGAAACAACAGAGtaagttaaatcattaactttacatattaattaacaaaaggTTTCTGGTTGTGATTATGAAATGACTGTCAGTTATGAATttcaaagtttaatatatagaaatttttgacaaacatatattagtacataatgttttatatatataaagtggcAACACTaattgatatatgtatgtgaaaaATCTCATACTTTTgcgtttatttcttatttacaaaAGACGTTTCTCCCTTTATTTCGCTTACAGCATATGAGTTTTAAGCTAGCTTGACACGTTTTGCTAAAGATTATTCCATACTTTAGTTGGTTCAGGGATAATTTGAGTTCACAAGTTTCCTCAATAGATGGCGCcacagatatattaatatatttataccgtTTTAACTCTTACAGCAATTGATAATCTTTTTGATAGTTATTTCATAGCTATCGGTAAAAAGACgtaagattaatttatatgtgagATTCAATCTATCTAATAGGAATTACgaagaaaattattagaacGAGTTCATTAATATTCAGCCTTTCACAGGCGAGGCATTCTGAGTCAATTAATGCgtgaaatttcatataattacgTTGATTATAAAGGGAAGTCCTACTTAACAAGACAATTCAtcttatcataaaaatgtgGGAAGTaaaatgtgttattaaaattacagaacCAAGAAGATACGAAGCAAGCCTTTTGACTTCCACGGAACCAGGAATTTGATAGTAATGATAAgataattagttaaaaaatattaaaaaaatattaaattaataatgacacCTTAGACCTTAACAGTTATTTTACTTGGACATTCATAAATAACAATGCTactaataattcatatatttttttatgaaaagtttaaagttgttttttaataaaaaaaaatcaatattaatttatttctgcaTCGTCTCTtactatcaaaattaaatctttgtGACACCGTTATCTGAAACAACAGGTTTATAAATTtgcacttaatttttatacatagtaatatttatttaaatatttaaataaattacaataaaatgtaataaaatttataaagaaaatttaaaggtttgtttattttaaaaccttgAACTTgaaccttatatatatatttcattaggtgaaattttgtgtaattttattcGACTCTAAAATCTAATGTTCTCATCTTTATAAAAGTCTGTACACACTAACAGCTTATGTGATATAAACAAAGCTGGCTTGTTTTGAAGGTTTTAGTCCGTGGCTCAAGCAACGCCATATCTTTTACTTTATGAGCAATGAGGCATCCATGCAACTTAGACTTGTTCGTAGCCTCGGTGTAAAGTTCCATGGCCACATAAGGTTTTTGTAACATGGTACTATTGAAATGTCCAGGTATGCAACAAGGATAGCCCAAAAATTTACaagaattttattcttattatttacagttttacaaattaaataataaaatcttctcGGGACCAACTTAACCAACATTCTTGAAATAAGAAGTAGGTATAGAATatcttaatatgtaataacttAATCTATTCACTCTTATTTAATTACCTATgggttaatacaaaaaata
This genomic window from Danaus plexippus chromosome 14, MEX_DaPlex, whole genome shotgun sequence contains:
- the LOC116769659 gene encoding uncharacterized protein LOC116769659 — protein: MGCGSSGHVVEPERDDKTGTDNARNGTNGHGTNGLNHHNDDVPTVLLPETPIKPKPPVAYEIPLEEFDGARRLSPPPHLQRLLQHPAPDISLPDIEEKLAEAEQRRLMILQQRAASAQKKTQGMMKAFENGNNRNQEDTKQAF